The Streptococcus pantholopis genome has a segment encoding these proteins:
- a CDS encoding ABC transporter ATP-binding protein: MTDKNIAVKVDHVSKYFRLPTESTHSLRTAMVNRFKGIKGYTEQHVLRDINFEVAEGDFFGIVGRNGSGKSTLLKIISQIYVPEKGKVTVNGKLVSFIELGVGFNPELTGRENVYMNGALLGFSTDEIDAMYDDIVDFAELKEFMNQKLKNYSSGMQVRLAFSVAIKAQGDVLILDEVLAVGDEAFQRKCNDYFLERKTSGKTTILVTHDMAAVKKYCNRAVLIEDGLVKAYGEPFDVANQYSFDNTEQVVDDKAEQDDSQAAAETKAAQVDNLQVKLLSKSRIRPDEKIKFAISYDVLDDTPTYIALSLTDIDRNIWVYNDNSMDYPTAGKGHKTVTYECDLSALNDIKVKLEVTVRDENEQMLAFSSAAHTPVILLNRTDIQADDKSALDSASGLIQRNGSWEFTE; this comes from the coding sequence ATGACAGATAAAAATATTGCAGTAAAAGTTGATCATGTCAGTAAATATTTTCGATTACCGACAGAAAGTACTCATAGTCTAAGAACAGCTATGGTTAATCGTTTTAAGGGAATTAAAGGTTATACTGAGCAGCATGTCCTCAGAGACATTAACTTTGAAGTGGCAGAAGGCGACTTCTTTGGAATCGTCGGCCGCAATGGTTCTGGGAAATCAACGCTTCTGAAAATCATTTCACAGATTTATGTTCCCGAAAAAGGAAAAGTTACAGTAAATGGCAAGCTGGTTTCCTTTATTGAGTTAGGAGTTGGTTTCAATCCTGAACTGACCGGTCGGGAAAATGTGTATATGAACGGTGCATTGCTCGGTTTTTCAACAGACGAAATTGATGCGATGTATGACGATATCGTTGATTTTGCCGAGCTGAAAGAATTTATGAATCAAAAGCTCAAGAATTACTCAAGCGGTATGCAGGTGCGTCTGGCCTTTTCAGTCGCTATCAAGGCGCAGGGAGATGTTCTGATACTTGATGAGGTACTGGCTGTCGGTGATGAAGCGTTTCAGCGCAAATGCAATGACTACTTTTTAGAACGAAAGACCAGCGGTAAGACCACCATTCTGGTTACGCATGACATGGCAGCGGTTAAAAAATATTGTAATCGGGCGGTTTTAATTGAAGACGGTCTGGTGAAGGCCTACGGGGAGCCTTTTGATGTTGCTAATCAATACAGTTTTGACAATACAGAACAAGTTGTTGATGATAAGGCAGAACAAGATGACAGCCAGGCAGCTGCTGAAACAAAAGCAGCTCAAGTTGACAATTTGCAAGTGAAATTGCTGTCTAAGAGCCGTATCAGGCCGGATGAAAAAATTAAATTTGCCATTTCTTATGATGTTTTAGATGATACTCCCACCTATATTGCTCTGTCTTTAACGGATATCGACCGCAATATTTGGGTTTACAATGATAATTCCATGGATTATCCGACAGCAGGCAAAGGCCATAAAACTGTTACCTATGAGTGTGATCTGTCAGCACTCAATGATATCAAGGTCAAACTGGAAGTGACAGTCAGAGATGAAAATGAACAGATGCTGGCTTTTTCTTCTGCTGCTCATACGCCGGTTATTTTGCTTAACAGGACGGATATTCAGGCTGATGATAAATCAGCCCTTGATTCAGCCAGTGGCCTAATCCAAAGAAACGGCAGCTGGGAATTTACAGAATAA
- a CDS encoding rhamnan synthesis F family protein translates to MKRLLLYVHFNKYNRVSSHVYYQLTQMRPLFSKVVFITNSMVSAVDHEKLRSRNIIDDFIQRENIGFDFAAWRDGMNEVGFDNIKDYDVLTVMNDTCFGPLWDIKDYYLNYEEQENIDFWGLTNNRQTKQFKEHIQSYFMTFKHAVLQSEAFHRFWTNIRNHTDVQRVIDEYETQVTTTLLDAGFQYQTVFDTTNEDASHMLHADFSYYHPTAVLAHRVPFIKVKAIDANQHITPYLLDEIEQTSDYPIDLIVSHMSEINYPDFKYLLGKKYLRPAVLPELLRKKIAVHLHVFYLDLLPEFLLAFEQFHFDYDLFITTDSKEKEEDIQKLLLEQQKQAQIFVTGNIGRDVLPLLKLKDELKDYDYIGHFHTKKSKEADFWAGESWRKELIAMLLKPADSIIANFENEKLGLVIADIPTFFRYNKIVDAWNEHLIAPEMNKLWQQMQMTKTIDFNQFHTFVMSYGTFIWFKYDALAPLFDLGLQDKDIPAEPLPQNSILHAIERLIVYIAWSQHYDFRISQNPVALTPFVDNKLYNERGSSAPHTYIDFTYMGGIKGAIKYIFIGPARAVKYIIKRSLEKLKS, encoded by the coding sequence ATGAAGAGACTGCTTTTATACGTCCATTTTAATAAATATAACCGTGTCAGTTCGCATGTTTATTATCAGCTGACTCAGATGCGTCCTTTATTTTCCAAAGTTGTTTTTATTACAAACAGCATGGTATCGGCAGTTGATCATGAAAAGCTGAGAAGCCGAAATATTATTGATGATTTTATTCAAAGGGAGAATATCGGCTTTGATTTTGCTGCTTGGCGCGATGGTATGAATGAAGTCGGTTTCGACAATATAAAAGATTATGATGTTCTGACCGTTATGAATGATACCTGCTTTGGTCCCCTGTGGGATATTAAAGATTATTATCTTAATTATGAAGAGCAGGAAAACATAGATTTTTGGGGACTGACTAATAATCGTCAAACCAAACAGTTTAAAGAGCATATTCAAAGTTACTTTATGACTTTTAAACATGCTGTTTTACAGTCGGAGGCATTTCATCGATTTTGGACTAATATTCGGAATCATACTGATGTGCAGCGAGTCATTGATGAATATGAGACCCAAGTTACAACCACACTTCTGGATGCCGGTTTTCAGTATCAGACTGTCTTTGATACTACTAATGAGGATGCGTCGCACATGCTGCATGCGGACTTTTCTTACTACCATCCAACAGCTGTTTTGGCTCATAGGGTTCCTTTTATCAAAGTGAAAGCAATCGATGCCAATCAGCATATAACACCTTATTTGTTGGATGAGATTGAACAGACTTCAGATTATCCGATAGATTTGATTGTCTCTCACATGTCAGAAATCAATTACCCCGACTTTAAATATCTCTTAGGTAAGAAATACCTGCGGCCGGCGGTTTTGCCTGAGCTTCTGCGAAAAAAAATCGCTGTCCATCTGCATGTATTCTACCTTGATTTGCTGCCGGAATTTCTGCTGGCTTTTGAGCAGTTTCATTTTGATTACGACTTGTTTATCACAACAGACAGCAAAGAAAAAGAAGAAGATATTCAGAAGCTCCTGCTTGAACAGCAAAAGCAAGCTCAAATATTTGTTACCGGCAATATCGGCCGCGATGTTTTACCCCTCCTTAAACTTAAAGATGAACTGAAAGATTACGATTACATCGGTCATTTCCATACTAAAAAGTCTAAAGAAGCTGATTTTTGGGCAGGTGAGTCCTGGCGCAAGGAGCTGATTGCCATGCTCCTTAAGCCGGCAGACAGTATTATAGCTAATTTTGAAAACGAAAAATTAGGGCTTGTTATTGCTGATATTCCGACTTTTTTCCGTTACAATAAGATTGTTGATGCCTGGAATGAGCACCTGATTGCACCGGAAATGAACAAGCTTTGGCAGCAAATGCAGATGACAAAGACCATTGATTTTAACCAATTTCATACATTTGTCATGAGTTATGGTACTTTTATCTGGTTTAAATATGATGCCTTAGCTCCTCTCTTTGATTTAGGACTGCAGGACAAAGATATTCCGGCAGAACCTTTGCCGCAAAATTCCATTCTTCATGCGATTGAACGTTTAATTGTCTATATCGCTTGGAGTCAGCATTATGATTTTAGGATTTCACAAAATCCGGTAGCCTTGACGCCTTTTGTGGATAATAAATTATATAATGAACGCGGCAGCAGTGCTCCGCATACGTATATTGATTTTACTTATATGGGAGGTATCAAAGGAGCAATTAAGTATATTTTCATAGGGCCGGCAAGGGCAGTGAAGTATATTATTAAGCGTTCTTTGGAAAAATTGAAATCATGA
- a CDS encoding glycosyltransferase family 2 protein yields MVKVSIICTNYNKGGWIADAIESFLRQKTSFSYEIILVDDASTDESPAIIKSYADNYPEKIRAFFQTENLGITKTWVSICQEAKGEYIARCDGDDYWIDDYKLQKQVELLEQSQDSKWSNSDFDFVNSQGKVTQPKAFANQSIPLITTYEEMLALKGMTMASTWLVERELMLEVNQLIALDAVDDTFNLQLELFRRTKLSFLSDATTVYRIHDESDSRTKDMTKLRQRFQRLLETQIEYVNKYPDTDYKKAFLTLLGKHTEFETLLSQGFQPAAITSGQKVTVYYASDSSDFSEDNVSEFPLQESDRLVIKLPAATQHLRIDLSEVPSYYKTVRLIDPEFNTELLPVLTNGLQIGEAFFFNDPDPQIVYNTERISSSDLIFQYEMFNLEDSRSENYLIRLLSEDLYDSRSELQKLRLSQTDYQRVKKERNAYKKELEEMVIRYNAVTHSRRWTIPTALINMFRRKK; encoded by the coding sequence TTGGTGAAGGTGTCTATTATTTGCACTAACTATAATAAAGGGGGTTGGATTGCAGATGCTATTGAAAGTTTTTTAAGGCAGAAGACCTCTTTTTCCTATGAAATTATTTTGGTAGATGATGCATCAACTGATGAGTCACCGGCTATTATCAAGTCTTACGCCGATAACTATCCAGAGAAAATCCGAGCCTTTTTTCAGACTGAAAATCTGGGAATTACAAAGACTTGGGTAAGCATCTGCCAGGAGGCCAAAGGGGAATATATTGCCCGCTGTGACGGTGATGACTACTGGATAGATGATTATAAGCTGCAGAAACAAGTAGAATTATTGGAGCAGTCTCAGGATTCCAAATGGTCAAACTCTGATTTTGATTTTGTTAACAGTCAAGGGAAGGTAACCCAGCCTAAGGCTTTTGCCAATCAGAGCATCCCTTTAATTACCACCTATGAAGAGATGCTGGCCCTAAAGGGGATGACCATGGCTTCTACTTGGTTGGTTGAGAGGGAGCTGATGCTGGAAGTCAATCAGCTGATTGCTTTAGATGCGGTTGATGATACCTTTAATCTGCAGCTGGAACTATTCCGAAGAACAAAACTTAGTTTTTTATCCGATGCTACAACCGTTTACCGCATACATGATGAGTCTGACTCACGGACAAAAGACATGACTAAGCTGCGCCAGCGTTTTCAGAGATTGCTGGAAACTCAGATTGAGTATGTCAACAAATATCCGGATACTGATTATAAGAAGGCTTTTCTGACACTTTTAGGCAAGCATACTGAATTCGAAACGCTGCTATCGCAGGGCTTCCAGCCGGCTGCTATAACGAGCGGACAAAAAGTGACCGTTTATTATGCCAGCGACAGTAGCGATTTTTCTGAAGATAACGTTTCAGAATTTCCGCTTCAGGAAAGTGACCGTTTAGTGATTAAGCTGCCAGCTGCCACGCAGCATCTGAGGATTGATCTGTCGGAAGTTCCCAGCTATTATAAGACTGTCAGGCTGATTGATCCAGAGTTTAATACCGAGCTGCTGCCCGTTTTGACTAATGGCCTGCAGATTGGAGAAGCTTTCTTTTTTAATGACCCTGATCCCCAGATTGTCTATAATACTGAGCGTATCAGCAGCTCTGACCTGATTTTTCAGTATGAGATGTTCAACCTTGAGGACAGTCGGTCAGAGAATTACCTTATTCGCCTGTTATCTGAAGATTTGTATGACAGTCGTTCAGAGCTGCAGAAACTCAGGCTCTCTCAGACCGATTACCAGCGTGTCAAAAAAGAAAGAAATGCTTACAAAAAAGAATTAGAAGAGATGGTTATCAGATATAATGCCGTGACCCATTCGCGTCGCTGGACGATTCCGACAGCTTTGATTAACATGTTTAGGAGAAAAAAATGA
- a CDS encoding LTA synthase family protein: MRKLLKDINWVNVLQHILLLIFTFYMNLYLVTSNLLSGHDMPAPFASLSFYLMLVYLLSVAALGIYFSKEINRSFFIKLGISYLIYLCVSYFLLVTRNINNKQFDPWALSQNHFFEGNALLTVGAIVAIGYLFHYLFEQKHYFSGLEAVILDYQPKGRILYLVLATIICNDSRLLHGFLPAAEEYFEKGNVADFISYLTSNLLWIIFLVVLLSITALQALRDLRRNKASLSLSLITSLFLALVFNYCLQYGVKGDSELLGAYIFPGAVLYQIIFLTVVYIMVYALINRYLLATLLITVSGVLISVANFIKESLRNEPLLITDFVWLQDVNLLVSSVNIRVVIYLVVMLLLTGAFYYYFRKKMLPGPIFNKKRVRFSILTALIGLSLFVFLVFKNEKNNMITKGIPVVSTVNNWANIEWMGFDVNARYKSLMYVWTKQMTKSTMDTPKDYSEENIRQIAEKYTNLAEEINADRANSISDQTVIYILSESFSDPFKVAGVTVSQDVMPNVREIETQTTSGLMRSDGYGGGTANMEFQTLTGLPFYNFSSSVSTLYTEVVPKMSIFPSISDQFDAKNRIVLHPSGAKNYNRKTVYEQLGFDTLIFSSDSDDTFENAENLGVSVSDETVYDNVLSQLKPDESQFFSVITMQNHVPWSVGKPADIQASGQDFSESQNGALTEYVRLLSYTDSATKDFLDSLSEVDKDITVVFYGDHLPGLYPDSAFTSDPDSQYLTDYFIWSNHETAKMDYPLVNSSDFTAELLAHTNSKVSPYYALLTSVLENASVDKEELTAEEEEVANDLRMIQYDITVGKSYISDYKDFFEIN; the protein is encoded by the coding sequence ATGAGAAAATTACTAAAAGACATAAACTGGGTGAATGTGCTGCAGCATATTCTTTTACTCATATTTACCTTTTATATGAATTTGTATCTGGTGACCAGCAACCTTCTGTCAGGGCACGATATGCCGGCTCCTTTTGCGAGCCTGTCTTTCTACTTGATGCTGGTTTACCTCCTTTCGGTAGCTGCTTTGGGGATTTATTTTTCAAAGGAAATCAACAGAAGCTTCTTTATCAAGCTGGGGATTTCTTATCTCATTTATCTGTGTGTTTCCTATTTCCTTTTAGTTACCAGAAATATCAATAATAAACAGTTCGATCCATGGGCCCTATCCCAAAATCATTTTTTTGAGGGCAATGCTTTGCTGACTGTTGGAGCTATTGTAGCTATTGGCTATCTTTTTCACTACCTCTTTGAACAAAAACATTATTTTTCCGGATTGGAAGCTGTTATACTGGACTACCAGCCTAAAGGAAGAATACTGTATCTCGTTTTAGCCACTATTATCTGTAACGACAGCAGACTCCTGCACGGTTTTTTACCTGCTGCTGAAGAATATTTTGAAAAAGGCAATGTGGCTGATTTCATTTCTTATCTGACTTCTAATCTGCTTTGGATTATTTTTCTTGTTGTGCTCTTATCTATCACAGCTTTACAGGCTTTAAGAGATCTCAGACGAAATAAGGCCAGTCTGTCTCTCAGTCTGATAACCAGCCTGTTTTTGGCACTTGTCTTCAATTACTGCCTTCAATATGGGGTGAAGGGAGATTCAGAGCTGCTGGGTGCCTATATTTTCCCAGGGGCTGTCCTGTATCAAATTATTTTCCTGACAGTCGTTTATATCATGGTTTATGCCCTTATCAACCGCTATCTTTTGGCGACACTTTTAATCACCGTTTCAGGAGTTCTTATTTCAGTCGCAAATTTTATAAAAGAGTCACTTCGAAATGAACCGCTCCTGATTACAGATTTTGTTTGGCTGCAAGATGTTAATCTTCTGGTAAGTTCTGTCAACATCAGAGTTGTTATTTATTTGGTAGTAATGCTTTTGCTGACCGGAGCTTTTTATTATTACTTTAGAAAAAAAATGCTGCCGGGTCCTATTTTCAATAAAAAGCGTGTTCGCTTTTCCATTCTTACAGCTTTAATAGGGCTGTCGCTGTTTGTTTTTTTGGTTTTCAAAAATGAAAAAAACAATATGATCACTAAAGGGATACCTGTGGTATCAACAGTAAATAATTGGGCTAATATTGAATGGATGGGGTTTGATGTCAATGCCAGATATAAATCACTAATGTATGTCTGGACAAAACAGATGACAAAATCAACCATGGATACACCTAAAGACTACAGTGAAGAGAATATCAGGCAGATTGCTGAAAAATACACCAATCTTGCTGAAGAGATTAATGCAGACAGGGCTAACAGTATCTCAGATCAGACTGTCATTTATATTCTCAGTGAAAGCTTTTCCGATCCCTTTAAAGTGGCCGGCGTAACAGTCAGCCAAGATGTTATGCCGAATGTTCGGGAGATCGAAACACAGACGACCAGCGGCTTAATGCGTTCCGATGGCTATGGCGGCGGCACAGCTAATATGGAATTCCAAACGCTGACCGGTCTTCCTTTTTACAATTTTTCTTCTTCCGTCTCGACTCTTTATACTGAGGTTGTTCCGAAAATGTCCATTTTCCCTTCTATCAGCGATCAGTTTGATGCTAAGAACCGTATCGTTCTGCATCCATCCGGTGCCAAAAACTATAATCGGAAAACGGTCTATGAACAGCTGGGATTCGATACTTTGATTTTTTCGTCTGATTCAGACGATACCTTTGAAAATGCCGAGAATCTCGGTGTCAGTGTCAGTGATGAGACAGTCTATGACAATGTTTTAAGTCAGCTAAAACCGGACGAAAGTCAGTTTTTCTCTGTTATCACAATGCAGAACCATGTTCCATGGTCGGTCGGAAAACCAGCGGATATTCAGGCATCAGGCCAAGATTTCAGTGAATCTCAAAATGGTGCGCTGACGGAATATGTCCGCTTGTTAAGTTATACGGACTCTGCAACTAAAGATTTCTTGGACAGCTTATCAGAGGTGGATAAGGACATTACAGTTGTCTTTTACGGGGACCATCTGCCGGGCTTATACCCAGACAGCGCCTTTACTTCTGATCCGGACAGTCAGTATTTGACAGATTATTTTATCTGGAGTAATCACGAGACAGCAAAAATGGATTATCCACTAGTTAACTCTAGTGATTTTACTGCCGAACTTTTGGCTCATACGAATTCTAAAGTCTCTCCTTATTATGCTTTGTTAACCAGTGTCCTTGAGAATGCCAGTGTGGACAAAGAGGAGCTGACAGCAGAAGAAGAGGAAGTTGCCAATGATCTAAGGATGATTCAGTATGACATTACTGTTGGAAAATCTTATATCAGCGACTATAAAGATTTTTTTGAAATTAACTAA
- a CDS encoding glycosyltransferase family 2 protein: MKVNILMSTYNGESFVAEQIESIQAQTFKNWQLLIRDDGSSDRTPNIIEQYVKKDRRIRFINADKRENIGVIQNFFTLVKYEKADYYFFSDQDDIWLQDKLEMTLKEAAKYEKNSPLVVYTDLKIVDRNLTVLQESMIKTQSGHANTDLLAELTENTVTGGTMLINHALAEQWHHCRSLLMHDWYLALLASALGRLVYLDRATELYRQHDSNVLGARTWSKRMKNWLRPHKLLEKYWLLITASQKQAENLLDLDLSDDTRDLVEAYVSLLDKPLSQRLELLRICGFRKNRPFHTFVFRTLIVTKFGYRRK, from the coding sequence ATGAAAGTTAATATTCTAATGTCCACCTACAACGGGGAAAGCTTTGTAGCAGAGCAGATTGAAAGCATTCAGGCACAGACCTTTAAAAATTGGCAGCTTTTAATCAGAGACGATGGCTCAAGTGATAGGACACCAAATATTATTGAACAGTATGTCAAAAAAGATAGGCGGATTCGCTTTATCAATGCCGATAAGCGGGAGAATATCGGTGTTATCCAGAATTTTTTTACACTGGTTAAGTATGAAAAGGCAGATTATTATTTTTTTAGCGACCAAGATGATATTTGGCTGCAAGACAAGCTGGAAATGACTTTAAAGGAAGCGGCCAAATACGAAAAAAACAGTCCTTTGGTTGTTTATACTGATTTAAAAATTGTTGACAGAAACCTGACGGTTTTGCAGGAGAGTATGATAAAAACTCAGTCAGGGCATGCTAACACTGATTTGCTGGCGGAACTGACAGAAAATACTGTAACAGGTGGAACAATGCTGATTAATCATGCTTTGGCTGAGCAATGGCATCACTGCCGCAGTCTGCTGATGCATGACTGGTATTTGGCCCTGCTGGCCAGTGCACTTGGCCGCTTAGTCTATCTAGATAGAGCGACAGAGCTTTACCGGCAGCATGACAGCAATGTGCTAGGAGCCAGAACATGGTCGAAAAGGATGAAAAACTGGCTGCGCCCGCATAAGCTTCTTGAGAAATACTGGCTGTTGATTACTGCCAGTCAAAAACAGGCGGAAAACCTGTTGGACTTAGATTTATCTGACGATACCAGAGACTTAGTAGAAGCTTATGTGAGTTTACTTGACAAACCGCTCAGCCAGCGTTTGGAACTTTTGAGAATATGTGGATTTAGGAAAAACCGTCCTTTTCATACCTTTGTTTTTCGCACACTGATTGTTACTAAGTTTGGTTATAGGAGAAAATAA
- the cps2T gene encoding beta 1-4 rhamnosyltransferase Cps2T encodes MQHIFIIGSRGLPAKYGGFETFVEELIKTKKSKAINYHVACLSDEEHHSHFTYLGADCFTIKAPKIGPARVIAYDMMAIHYSLSLIKKEKIASPIFYILGNTIGAFIGVFKKKIQRAGGRLYVNPDGLEWKRSKWSKPVQTYLKYAEKCMAAQADLVIADNIGIEHYIKQAYPNTRTRFIAYGTDLSQSSLKADSPSVLAYFERWGLKQGQYYLLVGRFVPENNYETVIRAFMQTQTQRDLLIICNHEGSPFFEKLKAATRFEEDKRVKFAGTVYDHDLLNYLREHAFAYIHGHEVGGTNPGLLEALAHTDLNLVLGVDFNRSVAGEAALYWNKEESDLAQLLERVDGQTDFSDLAQNAKEVVSSRYTWEKITKEYEDLFLNES; translated from the coding sequence ATGCAGCATATTTTCATCATAGGAAGTCGTGGCCTGCCCGCTAAATATGGTGGCTTTGAAACATTTGTTGAAGAATTGATTAAAACTAAAAAAAGCAAGGCAATTAACTACCATGTTGCTTGTTTGAGTGATGAGGAGCACCACAGCCATTTTACTTATTTGGGAGCGGACTGTTTTACTATTAAGGCCCCAAAAATCGGACCTGCACGTGTCATTGCTTATGATATGATGGCCATTCACTATAGTTTGTCGCTGATTAAGAAGGAGAAGATTGCATCACCGATTTTTTATATCCTAGGCAACACAATTGGTGCTTTTATCGGTGTATTTAAGAAAAAAATCCAGCGAGCAGGCGGCAGACTTTATGTTAATCCGGACGGTTTGGAGTGGAAACGTTCTAAGTGGTCCAAACCGGTTCAGACTTATTTGAAATATGCCGAAAAATGCATGGCAGCCCAGGCCGATTTAGTGATTGCTGACAATATAGGTATTGAACATTATATTAAACAGGCTTATCCTAATACACGGACTCGGTTCATTGCTTATGGAACTGACCTTAGCCAGTCTTCGCTGAAAGCAGACAGCCCCAGCGTTTTAGCCTATTTTGAAAGGTGGGGGCTCAAGCAGGGGCAGTATTATCTTCTGGTCGGACGTTTTGTTCCGGAAAATAATTATGAAACGGTTATTCGTGCATTTATGCAGACGCAAACACAAAGAGACCTGCTTATTATTTGCAACCATGAGGGCTCTCCTTTCTTTGAAAAATTAAAGGCAGCTACCCGCTTTGAAGAGGATAAACGGGTTAAATTTGCTGGAACAGTCTATGACCACGATTTGCTCAACTATCTTCGTGAGCATGCTTTTGCTTACATTCATGGACATGAAGTCGGCGGAACTAACCCTGGGCTTTTAGAAGCATTGGCTCACACAGATTTGAATCTGGTATTAGGTGTTGATTTTAATCGCTCCGTTGCCGGTGAAGCAGCCCTTTACTGGAATAAAGAAGAAAGTGATTTGGCTCAGCTTCTTGAAAGAGTAGATGGACAGACTGATTTTTCTGATTTAGCGCAAAATGCTAAAGAGGTTGTCAGCAGCCGCTATACTTGGGAAAAAATTACCAAGGAATATGAGGATTTATTTTTAAATGAAAGTTAA
- a CDS encoding glycosyltransferase family 2 protein, translated as MTLLSVVVPCYNEEEAIRPFLKEMQSIESRMKDKVAFDYLFINDGSADGTLSVLRDMAKTYSNVHYISFSRNFGKEAGLLAGLEEAKGDLITVMDADLQDPPDLLPEMYDKIQEGYDVVGTRRANRKGEPPIRSLFSKLFYWFANKITDTEMVDGARDFRLMTRQVVDSILTLGEVNRFSKGIFSWVGFKTTYISFENRERIAGKTSWNFFDLLKYSIDGFVNFSEVPLNIATWTGTVSFVFSLFAIIFIVIRKLIWDDPVSGWASTVSIILFMGGIQLFCIGILGKYIAKIFLETKKRPVYIIKEKG; from the coding sequence ATGACACTTTTATCTGTTGTTGTTCCATGTTACAATGAAGAAGAGGCTATCCGCCCCTTTTTAAAAGAAATGCAAAGCATTGAAAGCCGCATGAAGGATAAGGTCGCGTTTGACTATCTTTTTATCAATGACGGATCTGCAGACGGGACTCTTTCCGTCCTGCGCGATATGGCAAAAACTTACAGCAATGTCCACTATATTTCCTTTTCCCGAAACTTTGGAAAAGAGGCTGGACTGCTGGCCGGTCTGGAAGAGGCTAAAGGGGATTTAATTACGGTAATGGATGCTGATCTCCAGGATCCGCCGGATTTACTGCCTGAAATGTATGATAAAATTCAAGAAGGCTATGATGTTGTCGGTACACGGCGTGCTAATCGAAAAGGTGAACCTCCGATACGCTCCTTATTTTCAAAACTATTTTATTGGTTTGCTAATAAAATTACGGACACGGAAATGGTGGACGGCGCCAGAGACTTTCGTTTGATGACCAGACAAGTTGTTGACAGTATCTTAACCTTGGGTGAAGTCAACCGATTCTCTAAGGGTATCTTTTCTTGGGTTGGATTCAAGACAACTTATATCAGTTTTGAAAACCGTGAACGGATTGCAGGAAAAACCAGCTGGAATTTCTTTGACTTGCTCAAATATTCTATTGACGGATTCGTTAACTTTTCTGAAGTGCCTTTAAATATTGCAACTTGGACTGGGACAGTGAGTTTTGTTTTTTCACTCTTTGCTATTATTTTTATCGTTATTCGTAAATTAATTTGGGATGACCCGGTATCTGGATGGGCAAGCACAGTCTCTATCATACTCTTTATGGGCGGGATTCAGCTGTTTTGTATCGGAATACTGGGAAAATACATTGCCAAAATCTTTTTAGAGACCAAAAAACGTCCTGTTTATATTATTAAAGAAAAAGGGTAG
- a CDS encoding ABC transporter permease, which yields MGLFSRKNRILLKELIKTDFKLRYQGSAIGYLWSILKPLMLFAIMYLVFIHFLRLGGDVPHFPVALLLANVIWGFFSEATNMGMVSIVTRGDLLRKLNFSKSIIVVSAICGAAINFGINLIVVMIFALFNGVRFSWTVFMIFPLFIELFLIATGIALILSALFVKFRDLSQIWEVIMQAGLYATPIIYPITFVTERNIVAGKLMMLNPLAQIIQDLRYFLIDHANTPIWQLINHKSIVAIPYLLPILVFLIGLLIFNKQSKKFAEIL from the coding sequence ATGGGGTTATTTAGTCGAAAAAACCGTATCTTGCTGAAAGAATTAATCAAGACAGATTTTAAATTGCGCTATCAAGGTTCTGCAATTGGCTATCTTTGGTCTATTTTAAAGCCTTTGATGCTGTTTGCAATTATGTATCTTGTTTTTATCCACTTTTTACGTTTGGGCGGCGATGTTCCCCACTTTCCGGTAGCACTTTTGTTGGCTAATGTGATTTGGGGCTTCTTCTCAGAAGCGACCAATATGGGAATGGTGTCCATCGTCACAAGAGGCGATTTACTGAGAAAACTAAATTTTTCCAAAAGTATTATTGTTGTTTCAGCGATTTGCGGGGCTGCTATTAATTTCGGCATCAATCTGATTGTTGTGATGATTTTTGCCTTATTTAACGGTGTGAGGTTTTCTTGGACAGTATTTATGATTTTCCCCCTGTTTATTGAGCTTTTTCTTATAGCAACAGGGATTGCGCTGATTTTATCGGCTTTATTTGTTAAATTCCGTGATTTATCACAAATTTGGGAAGTTATCATGCAGGCCGGACTGTATGCTACGCCGATTATTTATCCTATTACCTTTGTAACAGAGCGCAATATTGTTGCTGGTAAGCTTATGATGCTCAACCCCTTGGCTCAGATTATTCAGGATTTGCGTTATTTCCTGATTGACCATGCCAACACCCCAATTTGGCAGCTGATCAATCACAAATCCATTGTTGCGATTCCTTATCTTTTGCCAATCCTTGTATTTCTGATTGGACTTTTGATATTTAATAAACAATCCAAGAAATTTGCGGAGATTCTCTAA